One Purpureocillium takamizusanense chromosome 1, complete sequence genomic window carries:
- the SEC10 gene encoding Exocyst complex component 5 (EggNog:ENOG503NUB1~COG:U~BUSCO:EOG09260WUS) — protein sequence MDRSSSGPKSLFPKAPSFTLDNFSSKDFIVRDFVDSLAESAVPVNRRSGPGQVAFDPKPLIRTFENALSQLALLGEELQGSESELLSQVRRAEIQHDQTLDTLGRKLDETMSSFEALDVTLNSGSASAPDTSGRSDGGGNVAVQIGEKLEELDRKRRRAQDANFLIQCWTEVSETGQLASLEDIRRQGGAENKVRCAVIARQLMRISQQLDPTSWGQTNGHRNTGSSSPMARAHNTREILEKFCETLEQDLLKQFNNSYRRQNFDDMMECSKVLYDFNGGASVIAVFVNQHQFFIDRDQLMSDEVTADGEMWEALADPDSDPPGIEPSLQSLIDEVKIVMQEESFIIKRAFPYYETVLTKFIQRVFQQSIQQRLEKVLDKAETISTLAFLRSLHSSRSYIGSLVEDLKTHGLTEHPEPCSAQISQALDQQLDELFVPYMVGNTYIEREKKSLEEMYGSLLFRFSMYHSRRKKAPTGFMASLAQQGTQFIATAKDAYLERLESSDLTPTQKKIMLRVAGLKDKDNKNEIEVTEEDGALSVANAKRMLKWLAESVQRTLELGSRVETPKDMNVLLGLLLTSMGKVYIETALEAAHMQATVLENSKTEPDLSYLPGIRPAVTVAAIMERFISVVLIRLADSNTTVRKNMEAQKKMATDSIEKKANAVVKASIDVVSNWTAKALGGQKKQDFRPRDAELESLQTPTCLAICTFLARAGKQAAQAVDGLNAEKFFSELAMAVQGLLFDHFKKFQVNATGGLMVTQDIAKYAATLRDWPLAKDVTAAVELLTEIGSLFIVGPEALREKSRTLSVGTGAGAGPSSSSSRGKLSKADFRAFVQRRDDSGSVGIQSVLAGL from the exons ATGGATCGGTCGAGCTCGGGGCCCAAGAGCCTTTTCCCCAAGGCGCCGAGCTTCACCCTCGACAACTTCTCCAGCAAGGACTTTATCGTGCGCGACTTTGTCGACAGTCTGGCCGAGAGCGCCGTACCTGTCAACCGGCGATCGGGTCCGGGACAAGTGGCGTTTGACCCAAAGCCGCTGATTCGAACCTTTGAGA ATGCGTTGTCGcagctcgccctgctcggAGAGGAGCTCCAGGGGAGCGAGTCCGAGCTATTATCACAagtccgccgcgccgagatTCAACATGACCAGACGCTCGATACCCTCGGCCGGAAGCTCGACGAAACCATGAGCTCATTCGAGGCTCTCGACGTCACGCTCAACTCCGGGTCTGCCAGCGCGCCCGACACCAGCGGCAGGTCCGATGGCGGAGGAAACGTGGCCGTGCAAATTGGTGAGAAGCTTGAGGAGCTGGACCGGAAGCGAAGGCGGGCGCAAGACGCCAACTTCTTGATCCAATGCTGGACAGAGGTCAGCGAGACCGGCCAGCTCGCGTCCCTGGAAGATATACGGcgccaaggcggcgccgagaacAAGGTCAGGTGCGCCGTGATTGCGCGCCAGCTCATGAGGATCAGCCAGCAGCTCGACCCGACGTCCTGGGGCCAGACCAACGGCCATCGCAATACGGGCTCGAGCAGTCCCATGGCCAGGGCACACAACACGCGCGAGATCCTGGAGAAGTTTTGCGAGACGCTGGAACAGGACCTCCTCAAACAGTTCAACAACAGCTACCGGCGGCAGAATTTTGACGATATGATGGAGTGCTCCAAGGTCCTCTACGATTTCAACGGCGGGGCGAGCGTCATCGCTGTATTCGTCAACCAGCACCAGTTCTTCATCGATCGTGACCAGCTCATGAGCGATGAAGTCACCGCCGACGGGGAGATGTGGGAAGCGCTGGCAGATCCCGATTCGGACCCGCCGGGCATTGAGCCCAGCCTGCAGtccctcatcgacgaggtcaagatTGTGATGCAGGAGGAGTCCTTTATCATCAAGCGGGCCTTCCCCTACTACGAGACGGTCTTGACCAAGTTCATCCAGCGAGTTTTTCAGCAGTCGATTCAGCAGCGCCTGGAAAAAgtcctcgacaaggccgagACCATATCCACGCTTGCCTTCCTGCGGTCATTGCATTCTTCCAGGAGTTATATCGGGTCTCTGGTGGAGGACCTAAAGACGCACGGTCTGACGGAGCACCCGGAGCCGTGCTCGGCGCAGATTTCGCAAGCATTGGACCAGCAGCTTGATGAACTCTTTGTGCCGTACATGGTCGGCAACACGTACATTGAGCGCGAAAAGAAGAGCCTCGAGGAAATGTACGGCTCGCTGTTGTTCCGATTCTCCATGTATCACTCGCGCCGCAAGAAGGCACCAACCGGCTTTATGGCGTCCTTGGCTCAACAGGGGACGCAGTTCATCGCTACCGCCAAGGATGCCTACCTCGAACGCCTCGAGTCGTCAGACCTGACGCCGACGCAAAAGAAGATCATGTtgcgcgtcgccggcctcaaggacaaggacaacaagAACGAGATCGAGGtgacggaggaggacggtGCGCTCAgcgtcgccaacgccaagAGGATGCTTAAGTGGCTGGCGGAGAGCGTGCAGCGGACGCTGGAGCTGGGCTCTCGAGTCGAGACGCCCAAGGACATGAACGTGCTtctgggcctgctgctcaCCAGCATGGGCAAGGTGTACATCGagacggcgctcgaggcggcgcacaTGCAGGCGACGGTTCTGGAGAACTCCAAGACGGAGCCGGACCTGTCTTACCTCCCGGGCATCCggccggcggtgacggtggcggccatCATGGAGCGCTTCATCAGCGTGGTGCTGATCCGGCTAGCCGACTCGAACACGACGGTGCGCAAGAATATGGAGGCGCAGAAGAAGATGGCCACGGACTCGAtcgagaagaaggccaacGCAGTGGTGAAGGCGTCCATTGACGTTGTGTCCAACtggacggccaaggcgctcggcggccagaAGAAGCAGGACTTCCGGCCGCGCGACGCGGAGCTCGAGTCGCTACAGACGCCGACGTGCTTGGCCATATGCACGTTCctcgcgcgggcgggcaagcaggcggcgcaggccgtcgacgggctcaaCGCCGAGAAGTTCTTTAGCgagctggccatggcggtgCAGGGCCTGCTCTTCGACCACTTCAAGAAGTTCCAGGTCAACGCCACGGGCGGGCTCATGGTCACGCAGGACATTGCCAAGtacgcggcgacgctgcgcgactggccgctggccaaggacgtgacggccgccgtggagCTGCTGACGGAGATTGGGTCGCTCTTCATCGTCGGGCctgaggcgctgcgcgagaagTCGCGCACGCTGTCTGTGGgcacgggcgcgggcgcggggccgtcatcgtcgtcgtcgcgcggcaAGCTGTCCAAGGCGGACTTTCGGGCGTTTGTGCAGCGCAGAGACGACTCGGGGAGCGTGGGTATTCAGAGCGTCTTGGCGGGGTTGTGA
- a CDS encoding diphosphate specific (EggNog:ENOG503NXS5~COG:I~TransMembrane:1 (i61-82o)~BUSCO:EOG09264W7W), which produces MPVNSRDRAAYRADEVEGHSKLSDQEKQRMLKTNLPAPSELPLVSRSSPSPRRSRLGVRRFLQNQLHVLVFAVLHGIFSLYIRIRQTVNVVCYQVSSVLYYHHATPQYIRKDVMGLQRRPKHLSAILKAEENHRAKADLERLIDETAELATWCACAEIPMLSVYEKTGILKKHMPRVYEAVIQKFTFYFAGKHPSLSVTSPHKDEYSSPSVDDDSQGHLKLHLISAQDGRESIVDLTRTLAEMSQKGKLSPRDISIELVDAELSEGIMPEPDLLILFSPYVELSSYPPWQIRLTEIFCLKDNERFGYQVFLRALRKYARAQMRHGK; this is translated from the exons ATGCCGGTCAACTCTCGCGATCGCGCGGCGTATAGGGCCGATGAGGTCGAGGGGCACTCCAAGCTCAGCGACCAAGAAAAGCAGAGGATGCTCAAG ACAAATCTTCCCGCGCCCAGCGAGCTTCCCCTTGTCAgccggtcgtcgccgtcgccgaggagatCGCGCCTCGGTGTGCGGCGCTTTCTCCAGAACCAGCtccacgtcctcgtctttGCCGTCCTCCATGGCATCTTCTCGCTCTACATCCGAATCCGCCAGACCGTCAACGTTGTTTGTTATCAGGTCTCGTCGGTCCTTTACTACcaccacgccacgccacaaTATATACGAAAGGATGTCATGGGCCTTCAGAGGCGGCCCAAGCATCTCAGCGCCATACTCAAGGCAGAGGAGAACCACCGCGCCAAAGCCGACTTGGAGAGGTTGATtgacgagacggccgagtTGGCGACCTGGTGCGCCTGCGCTGAGATTCCCATGCTCTCCGTATACGAGAAGACTG GAATCTTGAAGAAGCATATGCCCCGTGTCTACGAGGCCGTAATCCAGAAATTCACCTTCTACTTCGCCGGCAAGCACCCGAGCCTGTCGGTCACGTCGCCGCACAAGGACGAATATTCGTCCCCGTCTGTTGATGACGACAGTCAAGGCCACCTGAAGCTTCATCTCATCTCGGCGCAAGATGGGCGTGAGTCCATCGTCGACCTCACTCGCACCCTAGCTGAGATGTCGCAAAAGGGCAAGCTCTCGCCCCGAGACATCTCCatcgagctggtcgacgcAGAGCTCTCCGAGGGCATCATGCCGGAGCCAGACCTCCTCATTCTTTTCAGCCCCTATGTCGAACTATCCAGCTATCCCCCTTGGCAGATTCGCTTGACCGAGATCTTCTGCCTCAAGGACAACGAGAGATTCGGATACCAAGTATTCCTGCGGGCGCTCCGCAAGTACGCTAGGGCACAGATGCGTCACGGCAAGTAA
- a CDS encoding uncharacterized protein (EggNog:ENOG503NZVN~COG:L), translated as MSNKRTIEAFFGSAPKRKKTQVDAVNIDEANVETSKHAHYPHPIVDLPPSMCKEISSLPAREAKAINDQPDLDLLYFEPYIPEYLARQLFQFLRAELPFYRVEYDIKRGGFETHIRTPRWTTVFGLDETSYFDESGRVIDRAAGVPAADKRYEKYPPRPLPQCLNVLRQSAEAATECRFNFCLVNYYASGSDSISFHSDDERFLGKDPAIASFSLGARRDFLLKHKPPSPSQGTDQKSDGAAAGSKPLKFPLGNGDMILMRGATQSNWLHSIPKRTGKNQEDGGRINITFRRAMVKGGTENYYNYNVGTGPVYRWDKLNREMRVYKQ; from the exons ATGTCCAACAAGAGGACGATAGAAGCCTTCTTTGGATCCGCACCCAAGCGCAAAAAGACTCAAGTCGATGCCGTCAacatcgacgaggccaatGTAG AAACTTCCAAGCATGCTCATTATCCGCATCCCATCGTCGATTTGCCGCCGTCAATGTGCAAGGAAATCTCGTCCCTGCCTGCCAGGGAGGCCAAAGCCATCAACGACCAGCCGGATCTCGACCTGCTGTACTTCGAACCGTACATCCCCGAGTACCTGGCCCGGCAGCTCTTTCAGTTTCTGCGCGCAGAGTTGCCCTTTTACAGGGTCGAGTATGACATCAAGCGCGGGGGGTTTGAGACGCATATCCGCACTCCGAG GTGGACAACCGTCTTCGGTCTCGACGAGACATCGTACTTTGACGAGTCCGGCCGCGTCATCGATCGGGCTGCGGGCGTCCCAGCGGCGGACAAACGGTATGAAAAGTATCCTCCACGTCCGCTGCCGCAGTGCCTCAACGTGCTACGCCAATCAGCCGAGGCAGCCACGGAATGCCGCTTCAACTTCTGCCTGGTAAACTACTACGCATCCGGTTCCGACAGCATATCCTTCCATAGCGATGACGAGCGGTTCCTCGGCAAGGACCCAGCCATTGCCTCCTTCTCCcttggcgcgcggcgagacTTTCTGCTCAAACACAAgccgccgtccccgtcccaAGGCACTGATCAGAAGAGTgatggagccgccgcaggcTCCAAGCCACTCAAGTTTCCTCTTGGGAACGGCGACATGATTCTCATGAGAGGCGCGACGCAGTCCAACTGGCTGCACTCCATCCCCAAGCGCACGGGCAAGAACCAGGAGGACGGGGGTCGAATCAACATCACTTTCCGGCGAGCCATGGTAAAGGGTGGGACCGAGAACTATTACAACTATAACGTCGGCACCGGGCCCGTGTATCGCTGGGACAAGCTGAACCGCGAAATGAGAGTGTACAAACAGTAA
- the TRM5 gene encoding tRNA (guanine(37)-N(1))-methyltransferase (BUSCO:EOG09262I0R~COG:A~EggNog:ENOG503NUHF) → MRSILPQELHGEIPVGFNTAGHVAHLNLRSQYHPYKYIIAQVIIDKNPSIRTVINKTDNVGTESEFRTFAYEVLAGPDDMLVEVSEAGCVFKFDYSKVYWNTKLGTEHQRITALFKPGEVVADVMAGIGPFAAPAGKKGVFVWANDKNPESYRYLEEAIRRNKVSEFVKPFNYDGHDFIKTAADLVLEASQRGDCAVVKPAKVPRSAPPESRPRPVQVPVPPTISHFVMNLPASALEFLHNYKGVYSGQEKLFAPHTGTRLPMVHAHCFAVKADDATAFNDICQRIYNEVGVRLQPGDADIDGQVTIHEVRDVAPAKRMFCASFRLPPEVAFAPRK, encoded by the exons ATGAGATCGATACTGCCCCAGGAGCTCCACGGCGAGATCCCCGTCGGGTTCAACACGGCAGGTCACGTCG CCCACCTCAACCTGAGGAGCCAGTACCACCCCTACAAGTACATCATCGCCCaggtcatcatcgacaagaACCCCTCCATCCGCACCGTCATCAACAAGACGGACAATGTCGGCACGGAGAGCGAGTTTCGCACCTTTGCCtacgaggtcctcgccggccccgacgacatgctcgtcgaggtgAGCGAGGCGGGCTGCGTCTTCAAGTTCGACTACTCCAAGGTGTACTGGAACACCAAGCTCGGCACCGAGCACCAGCGTATCACGGCGCTCTTCAagcccggcgaggtcgtAGCCGACGTCATGGCTGGCATTGGGCCCTTTGCCGCTCCGgccggcaagaagggcgTCTTCGTCTGGGCCAACGATAAGAATCCAGAGAGCTACAGGTATCTCGAGGAAGCGATACGAAGAAATAAG GTGTCCGAGTTCGTCAAGCCGTTCAACTATGATGGGCATGACTTTATCAAGACGGCCGCagacctcgtcctcgaggcaTCTCAGCGGGGTGACTGCGCCGTGGTCAAGCCAGCAAAAGTACCCAGGAGCGCGCCACCGGAgtctcgcccgcggcccgtcCAGGTTCCCGTGCCCCCGACCATCTCTCACTTTGTGATGAACctgccggcctcggccctCGAGTTCCTGCACAACTACAAGGGTGTCTACTCGGGGCAGGAGAAGCTTTTCGCCCCGCACACTGGGACGAGGCTGCCCATGGTTCACGCCCACTGCTTCGCTGTCAAGGCAGACGATGCAACCGCCTTCAACGACATCTGCCAGCGCATCTACAACGAGGTCGGGGTCCGACTGCAACCAGGAGACGCGGATATCGACGGGCAGGTGACAATCCATGAGGTCCGCGACGTGGCGCCCGCGAAGCGCATGTTTTGCGCCAGCTTCCGCCTGCCTCCCGAGGTCGCCTTCGCTCCCCGCAAATGA